One genomic region from Mycoplasmopsis meleagridis encodes:
- a CDS encoding OppA family ABC transporter substrate-binding lipoprotein has protein sequence MKNKKKLLISLSSLTLALSPLTALAVSCTEDESIVTKHQWVFSYNTPYSAKGFPYDESNGYGGFVTPKQAYYTLPLSRLQGLSQPEIDVYGVKEGKNVPEIKKLIVKPTFVKRKLEAAKAIILTLKDGTVKIYDNDKADIYPEPDLEVMDQLDNVTKKGYRNISSNVTSNDPRSINNISFNHDLTNAKEMQFVIRDNVKYVDKNGNETKYNVTPKDFYYSWLRTFLLTTLERRNNGGSEALDNFVNGNLLETGSNYFTNTVSYPNSYLFSFIGIDYNSFADENKFLKTLDSSITSNLGVDPNTKAVTIAGVENADFYDFTTLFNSLIINDLTFMPAPSEYIDDVNNKIVNIINSYKQDNPNVDLSQLSAEIEKSDPKYSQQQEALKKLGDYAISKGLNEIYTYNSKNLTETPELLGKFLALLSQIDQNSKTFKSGTYWYGISIDNTLFAGPYYPKGFSNLKETFAKNPYFYDKSFVNAKDTINEVELSFVTRPINALDFQTRQFNQYNVGDLSRLSFSSLSTSQKTSIISKNSKETGLRYSQVFNEKTPYYRRAPLAFAYENENGSEYYSFSDTYSLLNWGVNKEDLGKGLANPSTFIDGLGLSFRTILNAAINYAYLAETESNSLATAFVGNVAIDSLLGGRDQDESPYKKPLDVLDRINVLYAIDADGNKINFGTNENPIYEVSMKENQLFALNQKNTEDKLKSKYFDRLQKEMQKVLDKFDKLYPKYAGQDFVFDLYYFYTNPSENIKRSGTFLEEIINKLNSRLKPKFSYGDVSTPAAYKRYFDLNIRGANGTNRVAWGVDYTTSIGSSFDGLSWNGELIPTLTYIYANRENPTLKNAFPQLVNASVELHNYATRNNPHWDVPFDELYKVAGQILIGDASVFVKNKFTLNSKNNKYELATKTTSDNKTTEVLREPSEAAQAIDPFTFSAKFWLQYSKELTNEELIKLIKEVATYLGYDYFAANKRAINPFTEYLVNPGYIITVIPGQDQEYISDWRIATKNDKENNNEVQNNSAN, from the coding sequence ATGAAAAATAAAAAGAAATTGCTTATTTCTTTATCATCATTGACTCTCGCATTATCACCTTTAACTGCATTAGCAGTTTCTTGCACTGAAGATGAAAGTATTGTGACAAAACATCAGTGGGTATTTAGTTACAATACGCCATATAGTGCTAAAGGGTTTCCTTACGATGAAAGTAATGGCTATGGAGGATTTGTTACTCCAAAGCAAGCGTACTATACGCTTCCATTATCTAGATTGCAGGGATTAAGTCAACCTGAAATTGACGTTTATGGTGTTAAAGAAGGCAAAAATGTGCCTGAGATTAAAAAGTTAATTGTTAAGCCGACTTTTGTCAAAAGAAAATTAGAAGCAGCTAAGGCAATTATTTTAACTTTAAAAGATGGCACAGTTAAAATTTATGATAACGATAAGGCCGATATTTATCCAGAACCAGATTTAGAAGTTATGGATCAGTTAGATAATGTTACTAAAAAAGGTTATAGAAACATTAGTTCTAATGTTACTTCTAATGATCCTAGGTCTATTAACAACATTTCATTTAATCATGATTTAACTAACGCTAAAGAAATGCAGTTTGTAATTAGAGACAACGTAAAATACGTTGATAAAAATGGTAATGAGACTAAATATAATGTTACGCCAAAAGATTTCTACTATTCATGATTAAGAACATTTTTATTAACCACTTTAGAGAGAAGAAATAATGGTGGAAGCGAAGCATTAGACAATTTTGTGAATGGTAATTTATTAGAAACCGGAAGTAATTACTTTACCAATACCGTTTCTTATCCTAATAGCTATCTTTTCTCATTTATTGGTATTGACTATAATAGCTTTGCTGATGAAAATAAATTTTTAAAAACCTTAGATAGCAGCATAACTAGCAATTTGGGTGTTGATCCAAATACTAAAGCAGTAACAATTGCTGGTGTTGAAAATGCAGATTTTTACGATTTTACAACTCTTTTCAATAGTTTAATTATTAATGATTTAACTTTTATGCCAGCTCCTTCGGAATATATTGATGATGTAAATAATAAAATTGTAAATATCATTAATAGTTATAAACAAGACAATCCTAATGTTGATTTATCTCAATTGAGTGCAGAAATAGAAAAAAGTGATCCTAAGTATTCTCAACAGCAAGAAGCTCTTAAGAAGTTAGGCGATTATGCCATAAGTAAAGGGCTAAACGAAATTTATACTTACAATAGTAAAAATTTAACTGAAACACCGGAACTTTTGGGTAAATTTCTAGCTCTTTTAAGTCAAATAGATCAAAATAGTAAAACTTTCAAAAGTGGAACATATTGATATGGTATTTCAATTGACAACACGCTTTTTGCTGGTCCTTACTATCCAAAAGGTTTTTCAAATCTCAAAGAAACTTTTGCTAAAAATCCTTACTTTTATGACAAAAGTTTTGTTAATGCAAAAGATACAATTAACGAAGTTGAATTATCTTTTGTAACTCGGCCAATTAATGCTTTAGATTTTCAAACTAGACAATTTAATCAATATAATGTTGGCGATTTAAGCAGACTTAGCTTTTCATCATTATCTACTAGCCAAAAAACTTCTATTATTTCTAAAAATTCAAAAGAAACTGGTCTTAGATATAGTCAAGTATTTAACGAAAAAACTCCTTATTATCGTAGAGCACCTTTAGCTTTTGCCTATGAAAATGAAAATGGCAGCGAATATTATTCATTTTCGGATACATATTCTTTACTCAATTGGGGAGTAAATAAAGAAGATTTAGGGAAAGGTTTAGCTAATCCTTCAACTTTTATTGATGGTTTAGGTTTAAGTTTTAGAACAATTTTAAATGCTGCTATAAACTATGCTTATCTTGCCGAAACTGAGTCAAATAGTCTTGCGACAGCTTTTGTTGGTAATGTTGCAATAGATTCATTGTTGGGAGGAAGAGACCAAGATGAATCGCCTTATAAAAAGCCATTAGATGTTCTAGATAGAATTAATGTTCTTTATGCAATAGACGCTGACGGAAATAAAATTAATTTTGGTACTAATGAAAATCCTATTTACGAAGTATCAATGAAGGAGAACCAGCTTTTTGCATTAAATCAAAAAAATACTGAGGATAAATTAAAATCTAAGTATTTTGACAGATTACAAAAAGAAATGCAAAAAGTACTTGATAAATTCGATAAGTTATATCCTAAATATGCTGGTCAAGATTTTGTATTTGATTTGTACTATTTTTATACTAATCCATCTGAAAATATCAAAAGATCTGGTACTTTTTTAGAGGAAATAATTAACAAATTAAATAGTCGTTTAAAACCTAAATTTTCTTATGGAGATGTTTCAACTCCAGCTGCTTATAAAAGATATTTTGACCTTAATATTCGTGGAGCTAACGGAACAAATAGAGTTGCTTGAGGAGTTGATTATACAACTTCAATTGGATCTAGCTTCGACGGTTTATCATGAAATGGTGAACTTATTCCAACTCTAACTTATATTTATGCTAATAGAGAAAATCCTACTTTAAAAAATGCTTTTCCACAGCTAGTAAATGCTTCTGTTGAATTGCATAATTATGCAACTAGAAATAATCCTCATTGAGATGTGCCTTTTGATGAATTATATAAGGTTGCAGGACAAATTCTTATTGGTGATGCTTCAGTATTTGTAAAAAATAAATTCACTTTAAATAGTAAGAATAATAAGTATGAATTAGCCACAAAAACTACAAGCGATAATAAAACCACAGAAGTATTAAGAGAACCTAGTGAAGCTGCTCAAGCTATTGATCCCTTTACTTTTTCTGCTAAATTCTGATTACAATATTCTAAAGAATTAACCAACGAAGAACTTATCAAGTTGATAAAAGAAGTAGCAACATATTTAGGTTATGACTACTTTGCAGCAAACAAAAGAGCAATTAATCCTTTTACTGAATATTTAGTAAATCCAGGCTACATTATTACAGTAATTCCTGGACAAGATCAAGAATATATTTCTGATTGAAGAATAGCCACAAAAAATGACAAGGAAAATAATAATGAAGTTCAAAATAATTCCGCAAATTAA
- a CDS encoding ABC transporter permease, producing the protein MFKYILQRIFLAIIALIIISFFVYVLVAAFAPDPSQALAQKRLDAGGSRGESLDSIIQKIQIENSLSRYPENAPDGKALQPIPIVVRYFNYLDRIFHGDFGMPIDPDNNPNPDIYTTMFKLFFIPLRYTLIISVPALIFSLFGGIAIGVFAGYKRGKLFDSISNVIVLIFVAVPSFILAPLFISIGVKLGISPVVKDLDRYSFSTVFVSYLPPIIVITLTSLSAYVISTRNMVVTVLTSNYILIAKTKGLSAPQIFFKYVLRNISIPLFGLIFGSLLGLLSGSVIIEQYWNVPGTSQVIVNSFSTGEINVIMFSTLFFTLIGLIAAILTDVAYVILDPKITYSSKSKRNYSLFLRSYLERRKLAKELFAAQKQAESEVANG; encoded by the coding sequence ATGTTTAAATATATTTTGCAAAGAATTTTTCTTGCTATTATTGCATTAATCATAATTTCTTTCTTTGTTTATGTTTTAGTAGCTGCCTTTGCTCCGGATCCATCACAAGCATTAGCGCAAAAAAGGCTTGATGCTGGCGGTTCAAGAGGCGAATCGTTAGATTCAATTATTCAAAAAATTCAAATTGAAAATAGTTTAAGTAGATATCCGGAAAACGCTCCCGACGGTAAAGCATTACAACCTATTCCTATTGTAGTGAGATATTTTAACTACTTAGATAGAATATTCCATGGCGATTTTGGTATGCCTATTGATCCTGACAATAATCCTAATCCAGATATCTATACTACTATGTTCAAATTATTCTTTATTCCTTTGAGATACACATTAATTATTTCTGTACCTGCTTTGATTTTTTCTCTTTTTGGAGGAATAGCAATAGGAGTATTTGCAGGGTATAAAAGAGGAAAATTATTTGATAGTATTTCTAACGTCATTGTTTTAATTTTTGTTGCTGTTCCTTCATTTATTCTTGCTCCATTATTTATTTCTATAGGTGTAAAATTAGGAATTTCACCAGTTGTTAAAGATTTAGATCGTTATAGTTTTTCTACCGTGTTTGTTTCATACTTACCGCCTATTATTGTTATTACTTTAACGTCATTATCAGCATATGTAATTAGTACTAGAAATATGGTTGTAACTGTTTTAACATCTAATTATATTCTGATAGCCAAAACTAAAGGTCTTAGTGCACCACAAATATTTTTCAAATATGTTTTAAGAAATATTTCGATTCCTTTATTCGGTTTAATTTTTGGTTCTCTATTAGGTCTTCTTAGTGGCTCAGTTATTATTGAACAATATTGAAATGTTCCCGGAACTAGCCAAGTTATTGTAAATAGTTTCTCAACTGGCGAAATTAATGTTATTATGTTCTCTACTTTATTCTTCACTTTAATAGGATTAATAGCCGCTATATTAACCGATGTAGCTTATGTTATTCTTGATCCAAAAATTACTTATAGTTCTAAATCAAAGAGAAATTACTCTTTATTCTTAAGATCTTATCTTGAAAGAAGAAAATTAGCTAAAGAACTATTTGCTGCTCAAAAACAAGCAGAAAGCGAGGTAGCTAATGGATAA
- a CDS encoding ABC transporter permease encodes MDNRVNEFNRKYRLSNELLDKIRFSTDENKKISSQIAGKPKKLGIEIIKRFFSNPVVIISLLVFVVVLLMSILVPVFSKIDDIAPDKQASALAFTENLPSKLSPDVVRYVNDGDAYYKAYINLSNSPYADIYNRFGLDKIKLTIDQGQIIMNYNAYTFYKLNALNGDLEELARNGKDVLQLSQSELNQLWNSYDLNSILGTTTDGYDVWTRTWYASWRAIWIALVVSVIQALVGISLGAYLGFRAGRWIDSVVMRLIDIFTSAPTLIWILIFISIMGSTQYALIFALSIVGWPGFVGTARLYVITVKNEEYISAAKAIGAKTSRQVFIHALPAVIGKLVYSFVRNIPGIILWISSLSFLGFFNEKGDTNLGQLLIDATRTTSENIWILVLPALILLAISLSLAFVALGLHDALDPRVMAKRKRR; translated from the coding sequence ATGGATAATAGAGTTAATGAATTTAACCGTAAATATCGTCTTAGCAATGAACTTTTAGACAAGATAAGATTTTCCACTGACGAAAATAAAAAAATCAGTAGTCAAATTGCTGGAAAACCTAAAAAATTAGGTATTGAAATAATTAAGAGATTTTTCTCAAATCCTGTAGTTATTATTTCTTTATTAGTTTTTGTAGTAGTTTTATTAATGTCAATTTTAGTACCGGTTTTTAGTAAGATAGATGATATAGCTCCTGACAAACAAGCTAGTGCTTTGGCATTTACAGAAAATTTACCTTCTAAATTATCACCTGACGTTGTAAGATACGTAAATGATGGTGATGCTTATTACAAAGCATACATTAATCTTAGTAATTCACCTTATGCTGATATTTATAATCGCTTTGGTCTTGATAAAATAAAACTAACTATTGACCAAGGTCAAATTATTATGAACTACAATGCATATACTTTTTATAAATTAAATGCTCTAAACGGCGATTTAGAAGAATTGGCAAGAAACGGTAAGGATGTTTTACAATTAAGTCAAAGTGAATTAAATCAATTATGAAATTCATATGATTTAAATAGTATTTTAGGAACTACAACAGATGGTTATGATGTTTGAACTAGAACATGATATGCTTCTTGAAGAGCAATTTGAATTGCTTTAGTAGTTTCAGTAATTCAAGCTTTAGTAGGTATTAGTTTAGGAGCTTATTTAGGTTTTAGAGCTGGAAGATGAATTGATAGTGTTGTAATGCGTTTAATAGACATTTTCACTTCAGCTCCAACATTAATTTGAATTTTAATTTTCATTTCAATTATGGGCTCAACACAATATGCACTAATTTTTGCTCTTTCAATTGTAGGTTGACCAGGTTTTGTTGGAACAGCTAGACTTTATGTCATAACTGTTAAAAATGAAGAATATATTTCAGCAGCTAAAGCTATTGGAGCAAAAACTTCTAGACAAGTATTTATACACGCATTACCAGCCGTTATAGGAAAATTAGTATATTCATTCGTTAGAAATATTCCTGGCATTATTCTTTGAATTTCATCACTTTCATTCCTTGGTTTCTTTAATGAAAAAGGCGATACAAACCTTGGCCAATTATTAATTGACGCAACTAGAACAACTAGCGAAAATATTTGAATTTTAGTCTTACCTGCCTTAATTTTATTAGCCATATCATTATCATTAGCATTTGTTGCATTAGGATTACACGATGCTCTAGATCCTAGAGTTATGGCGAAAAGAAAGAGAAGATAA
- a CDS encoding ABC transporter ATP-binding protein translates to MPWKAKKVYSSIEVDPLKNNKVLEVKNLHVSFPVGRKKTIHIVRGIDLDVYKGQIIGLVGESGSGKSVTSKTLININHNGIVSADKIQINNLELTKLKQQSSWQFIRGKKIGYIPQDPLTSLNPTRTIGKQLLDAINTNPAWANETYTNKRAYLIGLLEQFGLRNADTIFKAYPHTLSGGMKQRVVITMVVALKPDVIIADEPTTALDPTVQASVLSLFENIRRKYNISIILISHNISVIAKFCDYIYVMYAGKIIERGTKKEIFTTPAHPYTWALISAIPETKDEKLYNIKGTPPDMANLPLGDPFASRNDYALDIDFIKEPPLIPITRTHSAATWLLHPNAPKVELSEDLLKRLDLFKETFKEYHE, encoded by the coding sequence ATTCCTTGAAAAGCCAAAAAAGTTTATTCTTCAATTGAAGTTGATCCTCTAAAAAATAATAAAGTTCTTGAAGTCAAAAACTTACATGTATCTTTCCCTGTTGGTAGAAAAAAAACAATTCATATTGTTAGAGGAATTGATTTAGATGTTTATAAAGGACAAATTATAGGTTTAGTAGGTGAATCTGGTTCAGGTAAATCAGTCACTTCTAAAACTTTAATAAACATTAATCATAATGGTATTGTTTCCGCCGACAAAATTCAAATCAATAATTTGGAATTGACTAAATTAAAGCAACAATCTTCATGACAATTTATAAGAGGTAAAAAAATTGGTTATATCCCTCAAGATCCTCTTACATCATTAAACCCTACTAGAACAATTGGTAAACAATTATTGGATGCTATTAATACTAATCCTGCCTGAGCTAATGAAACCTATACTAACAAAAGAGCTTATTTAATAGGGTTATTAGAACAATTTGGTTTACGTAATGCTGATACAATTTTTAAAGCCTATCCACATACATTATCTGGCGGTATGAAACAAAGAGTTGTCATTACCATGGTTGTAGCTTTAAAACCAGATGTAATTATTGCTGATGAGCCTACTACAGCTTTAGACCCTACAGTTCAAGCTTCTGTATTATCATTATTTGAAAACATACGTAGAAAATATAATATTTCGATTATTCTAATTAGCCATAATATTTCCGTTATTGCAAAATTCTGTGATTATATATATGTAATGTATGCAGGGAAAATAATTGAAAGAGGAACAAAAAAAGAAATTTTTACTACTCCAGCACATCCTTACACTTGAGCTTTAATTTCTGCTATACCCGAAACTAAAGATGAAAAACTTTATAACATTAAAGGAACTCCACCAGATATGGCTAATTTACCTTTAGGTGATCCTTTTGCTTCTAGAAATGATTATGCTCTTGATATTGATTTTATTAAGGAACCTCCTTTAATTCCTATTACACGAACTCATAGTGCGGCAACATGATTATTGCACCCTAATGCACCAAAAGTAGAATTATCAGAAGATTTATTAAAACGTTTAGATTTATTTAAAGAAACTTTTAAGGAATACCATGAGTAA
- a CDS encoding ATP-binding cassette domain-containing protein, whose product MSNKKVILSLDNLKKYFVSHGSINKAVDGVTFDVHEGEIVGLIGESGSGKTTVGRSIFRLFDDVNGFVRLEDKIISGKKISNKLKKYLHKNVQMIFQDPHASLNSQQNIFSILREPLLVNDIIKNKIDDIFLDWLEVKKTFKYEFQIHAMQLELDNLRIINNLAEEHFTSWKNKFENFEFNPDLDFDDNFNSFFSYLDQKQQIESAIINNLYSNTSKLIDFYYEKQKQYRANDIPAADLALQKVYKDIENNKLLIKYSQEGINAQKELVKVKNEYSSFLRDKKEFLNNAKNVIDNFIIETKHEKQLVNITRLSASDLNYFAHNYKNELLLEKRAQLLNEIKYIAHYLTYEQIRDLISNLDNYLKSFFNIYLNEIEYQSNLKKVIKRVIDEKFDFKISKYQELSKQKSIEFHKSEANYLEKINNLENIIEQSKVQKTDKFNSKNLSINYQGFWRDNQQEESYIKVRKFIGPLDPNDPETRKYDPKYVDLINKRKIYLLKEHNQNMQSVSIDKAKEAHSKETEQYLEVFKIRIKELHKEINEARTKYEELVSYQTYCNNRFEEIKDEYFKFVNEILLQREDADKKNIAIVTSSYKSDISVREETLKSFNIEKKYLSKDIANIYILLGINHNWVDKNIEDDEIKNDENDIDSSKWENDNSFYNLNISIPLAKKKISNLLYKTTIYKALEDVGLLKQFAYRYPHEFSGGQLQRIVIARALITEPKVIVADEPIASLDISIQAQVVNLLKDLCLKKNIGLIFIAHDLSMIEYIADNVQIMHLGKIVEYGKTESIYAKPYHPYTINLFKAIPKISNAHEKFQNVSFELDYIKEQQFPNIPTFHKINDEEHYVYGTSEQVKKWLNGEK is encoded by the coding sequence ATGAGTAATAAAAAAGTTATTTTATCATTAGATAATTTAAAAAAATATTTTGTAAGCCACGGTTCAATCAATAAAGCAGTAGATGGTGTAACTTTTGATGTACATGAAGGTGAAATAGTTGGGTTAATAGGTGAATCAGGCTCAGGTAAAACTACAGTAGGACGTTCAATTTTTAGACTTTTCGATGACGTAAATGGTTTTGTTAGATTAGAAGATAAAATTATTTCTGGTAAAAAAATATCTAATAAATTAAAAAAATATCTACATAAAAATGTACAAATGATTTTTCAAGATCCTCACGCTTCATTGAATAGTCAACAAAATATTTTCTCTATCCTTAGAGAGCCTTTATTAGTTAATGACATTATCAAAAATAAAATTGATGATATTTTCTTAGATTGATTAGAAGTCAAAAAAACTTTTAAATATGAATTTCAAATTCATGCTATGCAACTAGAATTAGATAATTTAAGAATAATTAATAATTTAGCTGAAGAACACTTTACTAGTTGAAAAAACAAATTTGAAAATTTCGAATTTAATCCTGACTTAGATTTTGATGACAATTTTAATTCTTTCTTTAGTTATTTAGATCAAAAACAACAAATAGAAAGTGCTATTATCAATAACCTTTATAGCAATACTTCTAAGTTAATTGATTTTTACTATGAAAAGCAAAAGCAATATCGTGCTAATGATATTCCAGCTGCGGATTTAGCGCTTCAAAAAGTTTACAAAGATATAGAAAATAATAAATTATTAATCAAATATTCTCAAGAAGGAATTAATGCTCAAAAAGAATTAGTTAAAGTAAAAAATGAATATTCTTCGTTTTTAAGAGATAAAAAAGAATTTTTGAATAATGCTAAAAATGTAATTGATAACTTTATTATTGAAACCAAACACGAAAAACAATTAGTAAATATTACTCGTTTAAGTGCAAGTGATTTAAATTATTTTGCTCACAATTACAAAAATGAACTTTTATTAGAAAAAAGAGCACAATTGCTTAATGAAATTAAATATATAGCTCATTATTTAACTTACGAACAAATAAGAGATTTAATTTCTAATTTAGATAATTATTTGAAATCATTTTTCAATATCTATTTGAATGAAATTGAATATCAATCTAATCTTAAAAAAGTAATTAAGAGAGTAATTGATGAAAAATTTGATTTCAAAATTAGTAAATATCAAGAACTTTCAAAACAAAAAAGTATTGAATTTCATAAAAGTGAAGCTAATTATTTAGAAAAAATCAATAATTTAGAAAACATTATCGAACAAAGCAAAGTGCAAAAAACTGATAAATTCAATAGTAAAAATTTAAGTATTAATTATCAAGGATTTTGAAGAGATAATCAACAAGAAGAAAGTTATATCAAAGTTCGTAAATTTATTGGACCATTAGATCCAAATGACCCAGAAACTAGAAAATATGATCCTAAATATGTTGATTTAATTAACAAAAGAAAAATCTATTTATTGAAAGAACATAACCAAAATATGCAATCAGTTTCAATTGATAAGGCTAAAGAAGCCCATTCAAAAGAAACTGAACAATATTTAGAAGTATTTAAAATTAGAATTAAGGAATTACATAAAGAAATTAATGAGGCAAGAACAAAATATGAAGAATTAGTTTCATATCAAACATATTGCAACAATAGATTTGAAGAAATAAAGGATGAATACTTTAAATTTGTTAACGAAATCTTGTTACAAAGAGAAGATGCTGATAAGAAAAATATTGCAATCGTTACTAGTTCATACAAATCTGATATTTCAGTTAGAGAAGAAACTTTAAAATCATTTAATATTGAAAAAAAATATTTATCAAAAGATATTGCTAACATTTATATTCTTCTTGGAATTAATCATAATTGAGTTGATAAAAATATTGAAGATGACGAAATTAAAAATGATGAAAACGATATTGATAGTTCTAAATGAGAAAATGATAATTCATTCTATAACTTAAATATATCTATTCCATTAGCGAAAAAGAAAATTTCTAATTTACTTTACAAAACTACCATTTATAAAGCTTTGGAAGACGTTGGATTATTAAAACAATTTGCTTATCGTTATCCACATGAATTTTCTGGTGGACAATTACAAAGAATTGTTATCGCACGTGCTTTAATTACTGAACCTAAAGTTATTGTTGCTGATGAACCAATTGCATCTTTAGATATTTCAATTCAAGCTCAAGTGGTAAATTTACTTAAAGATTTATGTTTGAAAAAAAATATTGGTTTAATTTTCATTGCGCATGATCTTTCGATGATTGAATATATTGCTGACAACGTACAAATTATGCATTTAGGTAAAATTGTTGAATATGGTAAAACAGAAAGCATTTATGCAAAACCATATCATCCATATACAATCAATTTATTTAAAGCAATTCCTAAAATTTCTAACGCGCATGAAAAATTCCAAAATGTTTCTTTTGAATTAGATTACATAAAAGAACAACAATTCCCTAATATTCCTACCTTTCATAAAATTAATGACGAAGAACATTATGTTTATGGAACAAGCGAACAAGTAAAAAAATGATTAAATGGTGAAAAATAA